The Fusobacterium polymorphum genome segment TTTAGCCGTCACTTCTTCTGTTGGTACCGTCATTTTTTTCTTCCCAACTGAAAGCACTTTACATTCCGAAAAACTTCATCGTGCACACAGAATTGCTGGATCAGACTCTTGGTCCATTGTCCAATATTCCCCACTGCTGCCTCCCGTAGGAGTAAGGGCCGTGTCTCAGTCCCCTTGTGGCCGATCACCCTCTCAGGCCGGCTACCCATCATCGCCTTGGTGAGCCGTTACCTCTCCAACTAGCTAATGGGACGCAAAGCTCTCTCACAGCGTATATAGCTTTCATAATCCTAGGATGCCCTAAAATCATAATATTAGGTATTAGCATTCGTTTCCAAATGTTGTCCCTATCTGTGAGGTAAGTTCTTTACGCGTTACTCACCCGTCCGCCACCCAAACCGAAGTTCAAGTTGACTTGCATGTGTTAAGCATTCTGTCAGCGTTCATCCTGAGCCAGGATCAAACTCTTCGTTCAATCTTTTTAATAGCTCATTCTGCTATTTTTATTTAACACCAAATTTTATGGTTGCTTTTTGTCTTTTCTCTATTCTGTTGCTAATGTCCTTGTCACATTGACATCAATTATATTAACATTATTCCTAGATTTTGTCAACAGTATTTTTTTATTTTTTTTAAATTTTTTTATTATATTTTTATGAAATTTATTTTTACCTTTATTCCCAATAAAAAAATCTAGCTTTAATAGCCAGATTTTCTTATCTAATCAATTTATTATTTTGCAAATAAAGCTTTTACTTCATGTTTTTGAATTAAACCTATTGATTTATCAATAATTTCTCCGTTTCTAAAAACTAATAAAGTAGGTACACTCATAATTTTATATTGTGCTGCTAATTCTTCTTGTTCATCTATATCTACTTTTACTATTTTTTTATTTGGATCTTCTTCAACAACTTCATCTAATATAGGTACTAAACTTTTACAAGGTCCACACCAGTTTGCTCCAAAGTCAACTACTACAACTCCATTTGCTTTTAATACTTCTGCTTCAAAATTTTCTTTTGTTCCTTTTACAATTGCCATTTTATATCCTCCTAAAATTTATTTTTTATATATTATCATTTATGTATACATTATAAAATATATATTTTTATTTTTCAGTGATATAGTCACAAAATGAAAACTACTGAAATTTTATTTTCAATAGTTTTTAGTATTTATTATTCACCAAAATAAATTTTTAAAAGTAATCTTATATATTCTTCATCACTTAATTTATTTGGATTGTATATAGTACATATATCTTTCTTTATATCTGATAACATATTTGGAATTTCTCTTTTAAAAGTTTCAAAGTCTACCCCATAGTCTTTTAAACATTTTTCAATACCTAATTTTTCTTTTAGAATTCTTACAAAACTTAAAAGTGAAGATTTTCCTTCTTCAATAGTATCAGCTGGTAAACCTAATTCTTTTGAAACTTCATAGTATTTCTTATTTGCCTCAGTATTTACTTCAATTACATAAGGCATAATGATAGCATTAGCTCTTCCGTGTGCTATATGAAACTTTGCTCCAACAGTATGTGCAATACTGTGATTAATTCCAAGTGAAGAATTATCAAAAGCTATTCCTGCCATACAAGAAGCAAATTGAACATTTTCTTTTGGAGCTTCAATCTTTCTATCATTATAGTGTGTTACCAAGTTTTCAAAAATCAACTTAATTGACTTTATTGCAAGTGAACTTGCAAATGGATTAGCATTTGTTGAAACATAAGCTTCAAGTGCATGAGTTAAAACATCCATTCCTGTATCTGCAACAACTTTTGCAGGTAAAGCACCTAGAAATTTTGTACTCAATAATGCTACATCTGGTAACATTAAGTCATTTGCTAAGGCTATTTTATGTTCTCCCTTAGTTACAACACTATATGAAGTTACTTCTGAACCAGTTCCACTTGTTGTCGGAATTGCAATAAAAAATATTCTTTTGTTCACCTTTAATTTTTTATATAGCTCATAAGAAAAATATAATATTGCCTTACAAGCATCTATTGGAGAACCTCCACCTAATGCAATAATACATTGTGGCTCAAAATCAATGAAATCTTTTAAACCATTTTCTATTGTTGTCATACTTGGATTAGGCTCAACTTTATCAAAAATCTTTATTTCAGTTGTTGAAGATAAACTATTTGTAATAAAATCCGTTAATTTTAATTGCGTCATAACTTCATCAGTCACTATCATAACTTTCTTGTATTCCAATGTTTTCAAATAGTCTAAGGAATCTTCTCCAAATAATATTTTAGGTTGTAGTCTAAATTCTTTCATTTTTCCCCCTGAATTATACTAATTCTTTGGATCTAGTAAACCTGTTTTAAGATTTCTATATTGAATTAAAGCTCTCTTATCATTTACTAGATTATCTAACTTACCTTCTCTTTTCATTATTAATAATACTTCTGTATCTTTAAATTCTGTTAACATGCTTTCATCACCAACAGCATCTCCAGCAACAAGGATAGGTCCCCTACCATTGTATTTAGGTCTTATAAACTTATTTATAGTTTCAGCCTTTCCTTCTCTTTGAGTAAAAGGAATATCATAATTATATTCATCTAATAAGATATTGTCTGTTGTTGATTTTAATTTCATTGCATATATATTTTCTGCATCTAAATTATATCCATAAGATTTATCTGTGGCAAAAACTTCTATTAACTCTTGCATTGAGGCAGATATTACATAGACATCTATACCATTTCTTTTAAGTTCATGATATAAATTAGCCATTTCTGGTCTTATTCTTAGTCCATTATCATAAATTCCTCTAACTATTCCTGCTTCACCAGTTAAAACTCTACTTGATTCTACAATAATATCCCCTATTGCTTCTCCAAGTTTGGTATCATTTGACTCTTTTGCTAGGCTTTTTACTTCATCTTTTGTCATTCCACTCAATAAGTAAAACTCCCATAAACAAGCAAGTTCAGATGAAAAGTTTCCAGGTAAAGCATTGTGTAGACAGTGCATTTTTGCTCTAAAATCTTTAAATTCTTCTGTATTTCTAATTTCTTTTAAAGAAAGTTTTTTAGATAAAATATAGTTTTCATAAAGATAAATATAATCTTTATAAATATCATTTGCTAACTTTATTACATTTAATATTTCTCCATCTAAATTTTTATATCTCTCTTCAAAATCAGTTGTAGGAATATTTTTTCTAATAACTTCATTAAATTTTAGTGGATTTAATTTATATACTAAATTTTCAATTTGATATATAAATAAATTTAATTGAGTATCTCCTTGAATAGATGTATTGTCCCAATCAAAAACTGCATAGCTATTTGTATTTCTATACTTCTCTATTAATTTTTCCAATACTTCTCTATTCTTAGGATTCCATCTTCCTTCATCCAGTCTTACACAAGAACTTTCAATAGACATAATTATAATCACACCTTTTTATATTATAGTTCAGACCAGTTTGCAGGGTATACAAAATATAAGAATTTTGCATAGTTAGGTGCACTAAATTCTATTTTAGAGTTTTTAGGTATTAAGATAACATCTCCTGGTTCTCCAACTACCTTTCTTCCATCTATTAGAATCTCTAGTCTTCCCTCGATTATATAGTCTATCTCATCATAAGTCAATGTCCAAGGAAATGTAGTTTCTTTCATTTCCATTAAACCTGCTCCTAATCTAGGGCTTTCTTGTAAAGTGAACAAATCAGTTGTTGTAACTTGATCCTTTGGATTTCCTGTATCCATTTTCACTCTCTTTCTCATTTGGTTTAATTTAACTACTCCAACACCACTTTTATCCATTTGTTTATATTCAGATTCAGCTTGTTCAGTCTTTCCTAATTCTTCTTTTATTACTTTTCTTATTAATTCTTCTAATAATTCCTTATTCATTTTCTACCTCTTATTTTGCCTTTTTAGTAGTAAATAATATTTTAGCTATTATTATTGCTAAAACTCCTCCTGCAAGTTTTCCAGCTATCATTGGTGCTATCATAGCTTTATCTACTCCACCTGTAAATCCTAAGTGGTCACCAAATACGAAAGCAGCACATACAGCAAAAGCCACATTCATTACTTTTCCGTTAGGGTCCATATCTTTCATCATACCAAACATTGGAATGTTATTAGCAAGTGATGCAACAAGTCCTGCTGCTCCTATTTCATTCATTCCTAATTTTTCTCCAATTTTTTCTAAAGGTTTTTTGAATACTTTTGTTATGAAATGTACTAATGGAAATGCTCCAGCAAGTACTATAGCTATTGACCAAATTATTCCCATACCTTCTCCAATAGGTGCCATCCCAGGAATAACAACAAATCCTGTTAAGTTTTCAATTATTGCTGCAGCTAGTCCTATTGTTATTACAACTACAACACCTGTTCCAAAATATGTAAATCCTGTTGTCATTTTTTCAGGTATTAACCATAATCCTATTATAATTAATACTGCAAATATTATAATTGGTACTAAATTTCTTAAAACAGTTATTACAGGGAAACCTGCAACTAATCCACCTACAAGACAACCAAAAGGTATTGCAACCATACCTGCAAGAACTCCTTTTGCTAAATATGGTCTATCTTCTTTTTCTATAATTCCTAAAGCAACTGGTATTGTGAAAACTACTGTTGCTCCCATCATTGAACCTAATATTAATCCTGCAAATTTTCCAACCATTGGATCTTGTGCAAGACTCATTGCAAGAGGATATCCTCCCATATCATTTGCTAGTAATGTAGTAGCAAACATTGCAGGGTCTGCCCCTAATGCTGCATATACAGGTCCAACTATTGGTCTTAAAATATTTGCTAAAACTGGTGCAAGAGAAACTATTCCAACCATAGATAAAGCCAAAGCTCCCATAGCCATAATTCCTTCTTCAAATTTTTCACCATAACCAAATTTATTTCCTATACATTTGTCTAAGGCACCAACTGCCATAAAAAATACCATTATATAAATAATAATCTCATTTATTCCCATTATTTTAGTACCTCTCTTATAATTTTTATAACTTGCATTATTTTTGTTTCATCTTGTATTCCATAATCATTTTTTAGAATTTTAACAATCATTCTTGCTACTTCTGTAAAATCATCTTCTTTTGAACTTGTGTTATTTACTTCTTCTTTTAAAGTAACACAATCTTCAACAGAAGGTTTTACTGAACAAGTTTCTTCTCCATAGATAACTTGAATATTATGTTCTCTTATATAATCTTGTAAAGAAGATGATAAGATTGCTTTTTCATCTAAATAGATTTTTCCATTACTAATTTGTTCTTCTACATCTTTTAAAGTTATAAATCTCTTTGACATACACTCACCTTATTATTCTTCATCCATTCCATCTATTATTCCAATGATAGCAGCATCAACAGGTATATCTCTCATATTAAGTGCATTTCTTGCTGAACTTCCAGTAGAAATTATCACTTTTTCTCCTATTCCTGCTCCAACTGAATCAAAGGCTACCATTCTTTTATTATCTTCAGTTTTTACAATTAAAAATTTTAATCCATCTAAGCCATCATATTTCTTTGTTGCCCAAACATTCCCAATAACTTCACCTATAAGCATATTATCTCCTCTTTATGATTTCAATATTCTTTTCTTTTGCATATTCCTCTGCTGAACTTGTAACTATTGAATTTTCAACTATTATTCTTTTCATACCCTTAGCTTCCAATTCTTTTAGTTTATTTAAGTCCAATAATTTTTTACCATATACTTCTTCTTTTTGTGTTAAAGAATTTATGTAGAAATCTTTGTTTTCAACTTTTATTCCATAACTTTTTATTCTTTCTAAATATTCTTCATATTTTTTTTGAACTGCAAGAGGAATATTTTCATATTTTGAGTATTCTATTCCTTCTTTTATAATTACTATCTCTTTATTTTCTAAAAGAAATTTTATAATTTTTTCTTCATACTCATTTTCATAGATTGCATTAGAGATATTGTATAAATTTTTTAAACTTAGCTGTGAAACAATAAGTGTTTTTGCATTTTCTGAAAAATTAAATTTTTGACTTAGCTGTTCTTTTATTTCATGATCATCTCCAAGGAAATATAATTCTTTTTTAATTTCTATTCCTTGGTCTGTTAAATACCTACTTAATTCTTTTTTTACTAATTCAATTATATAGTTTTCATCTAAGTTGTTCATCATTACCTCATTCAAAATAGTTCATTGCTAGCTAAATTTCTTAACGATGAAAAATTAACATTCGCTGCAAATTCGCTAAACTCACTTCGTTCAGACATAGCGAGATTTGCTCGGCTCATTTGCTTTAATTTTTCATCTAAAATTTAGAATGCAATTCACTTATTTTTTTATTCATATTATCAAAGTTGAATGTAATAATTTTTATCTATATTCTCCATTATCAACTTTTAGAATGATTATATAGATAACATCACTTAAAATATTGAATGCCTCTAACAAATCTTTTCTACTAACCTTATAATCTTCAACAAAATAATCAATAGCTTGAATTTCTAGCTCTCTTGCTAAAAATCTAAGCCTATTTAATTTATGAATAGTTAAGTCACTACTTAATGATATTTCTAATAGATGTCCCTTTTTAAAATATTCCTTAGGATTCTCTATTATCTCTTTAATATCTTTTATAGATTTTGAATCAAAGAAAGTTTGATTTTCTAAAATCTTATCTAATTTTTCAGCAACCATTATATTTTGTACAAATTTTATAACAGTTTCAATATCTCTTATAAGTTTGTCATTATTGGAAGTTAGTTCTACTTCTTTTCCAGTCAACAGTACTTCTGCTAAAAATGTCTCTATTTTTCCTCTTAAAGCAATAAGTTTGCTATTCTTAGAGATTAGAACATTTCCATTAACTACTGTCATATGCTCTGGTTTTTCAAAATAGCACTCACCATTTTTTCCAACATATTTAGGTTTTTCATAAAAGATTTTTTCTTCTGTTTCAACATTATCTTCTTCATTTTTAGTTGAAACAAGAGGTTTTTCACCTTTTATTACTAATTCTATTCCTTTTTCATTTAAAAATTGCTTAGCTGATGGTGTTAAAAGAGTTCCCTTTTCAATTTCAAAAACATCAAAAGGTTCTTTTCTATATTTAATTTTTAAAATATCTTCTGATAGAACCATTACTCTTCCTCCATCTTACCTTACTTTTATTAGTAAAAAGCTTATAAAAATAAGTGAGTTACGATTGTAGATTTTAGAAAAAAATCAAACAGAGTGAGCCGAGCAAATGCTGGCGTGTTTGAAGTCAACTTGTTGACAAGTTTGCCAGATTTGCAGCGAACTCTTGATTTTTATCGTTAAGAAATCTACTCAGTAACGAACTATTTTTAAGTTTTATCTTCTGTATTCTGCTATAATTCTTCTAATCATTTCTTCTACTTCAGAATTTGTTACATCTGAGTTAGAATTAGAGCTTGTATTTGTATCTTTTTTGAAGTCTGATAATTCTCTAACTCCAGTTGCTACTCTTCTAATATTTATTAAATTCATAGGAGTGATGTTATCAGAAGTTGAACTTCCTCCAACTGCTCCACAACCTAATGTAAATGCTGGTGCTAGATTAGTTGTTGCTCCAACTCCTCCAAGTGAACCTCCTACATTTACTAACATTCTTGATACAGGTTTTCTTAAAGCAAATTCTCTTATAATATCTTTATTTTCAGAGTGGATTATTAGAGTATGCCCTTCTCCTTCATTTTCAAGTAATTCTATTGCTCTTTCACAAGCCTTTTCTGCGTTTTCTTCAACATAAAAAGCTAGGATTGTTGTCAATTTTTCTCTTGAATATGGATTTGATTTAGAAACTGTATTTTGTTCTGATAACAATACCTTTACATTTGATGGTATATTTAAACCTGCTAATTTAGCCAAAGTTTGTGCATCTTTACCAACTATTTGAGGATTCATAGTTCCATTTGGTCTTAAAATAAATCTACCAAGTTTTTCACTTTCTTCTTTTGATAAGAAGAATCCTCCTTGTCTTCTAAATTCATCCATTACTGCTTCCTTATTACAAGGTTCAACTATTACTGATTGTTCTGAAGCACAAATTACACCATTGTCAAAAGTCTTACTTTCAATTATTTTTCTTACTGCTTCTTTTACATTTGCACTTTTTTCTATATAAGCAGGTCCGTTTCCTGGTCCAACTCCAATAGCTGGTCTACCAGAACTATATGCTGCTCTTACCATTGCTTCTCCACCAGTTGCAAGAATTATTGAAGTATCTTTAGATCTCATTAATTCATTTGTTCCTTCTATTGTAGGTATTTCAATAACACCTATCAATCCTTCTGGTGCTCCTGCTGCAACAGCTGCTTTTTGCATTAATTTAACTGTATCTATAACACAGTTTTTTGCATTTGGGTGAGGACTTACTATAACAGCATTTCCAGCTTTTAACGAAATTAAAGTTTTATAAATTGCTGTTGAAGTTGGGTTTGTAGATGGTGTTAATGCTGCTACAATCCCCATAGGTACTCCCACTTCTGTTATAGTATCTGTTTCATTTAAGATACCAACAGTTTTCATATCTTTTATATAATTATAAACAAATTCGTTTGCAAATTTATTTTTTATTACTTTATCTTCCCATTTACCAAATCCTGTTTCTTCATTGGCTTTTTTTGCTAGGTCTACATAGTGATTTTTCATTTCTTGAACTATTGCATAAACCACTCTATCTATTTGTTCTTGTGTAAAAGTTGAATAAAGTTTTTGTGCTATCTTAGCTGACTTTACTAAATCTCTTACTTGTTGGATTGATAATAAATCTCTATCCATTCTAATCCTCCATTCTACCTCTCTACCACTTTAAATGTTACACTTATTTTGAATAATAAATCTAATCTTATTCAAAATAAGGGTGACATATTGTCACCCTATGAAATTTTAGTTGTTACTTTTTGGTAATATTAATTCCACTTCTGAGTGAGGTCTTGGTATTACATGTACAGATATTAATTCTCCAACTCTGTCAGCTGCAGCTGCTCCTGCATCTGTTGCAGCTTTAACTGCTCCAACATCTCCTCTTACCATAACAGTTACTAATCCTCCACCTACAAGTTCTTTACCTACAAGTGTTACGTTTGCTGCTTTTACCATAGCATCTGCTGCTTCTACTGCTGCTACTAATCCTTTAGTTTCTATCATTCCTAATGCGTTTAATGTTGACATAATATTCATCTCTCCTTTTTACTTTTAAAAATTTTTATTTTTTATTTTTTGTTTTTTTATTTTTACTAACTTTTAAGATTTCATTGATTTCTTCAATTTCTTCTTCTATATGTTTTAATTCACTATTTTCTAAAGATTCTTCTTCTACATCTCTAGTTTCTACTTTTGTTTCTTCCACTTTTTCTTCAATTACTACTTCTTTAGAAGTTTCATTTTTTCTTTTAATAATTTTTTCAACAGAATCATCAGGTCTAGGTATTACATGGCTACCTACATAGATACCCATATCTTTTATAGCTGTTACTGCTGCTTCTACTGATGCTTTAACAGCTGCTACATCTCCTTCAAATTCAATACATACAAGTCCACCTTTTGTATGCTCTCTATTTATAAGTTCGACTTGTGCAGTTTTTAAAGCTATATCAGCTGCTACAATAGCACCAACTAGTCCCTTTGTTTCTATTAGTCCAAGTGCTTTCATAATTTACTCCTTAGATTTTTTTAGGATTTTGTGCCACAAACTTAACTGCTTCTGCAAAAGCATCACAAGCAGACTTACAAGCTGATTGACTTCCTGTTAGTAATCCTCCACCAAAGTTTGTTTCAGAAGGTGGTCCAAAGAAAGCTGCAAGTGTTACATCAGCTGCTTTTAATGCTGCATCTAGTGCATACATTGCTTCTAAAGGTGGTGCAATTAGGTAAGCTAATGCTTCTCCTTCTTCTATTCCTGCTGTTTTAGATAAGTAACTTCCTGTTCTTGATACACAATGTGCATAGTAAGGAACAGTATCATCTTCATTTGCACTGTAGAAACATGCTCCATTTTCAATAAAATCAACTGCTGCATTTAATCCACTTTTTACTTCTGCTGGATTTGGTCCTGCCATTATTCCTATTACTTCTCCTGCTAATTTTGTATTAGCATTAGCTGCTCCTCCATAGAATGATTTAGCATATACAATTACTACTTCTGCCATTTTTGTTGCTTCATCTAATGCTGTATAAGTAACATCATCACTGTCAGCAGTAATAATTCCAATACTTCTATATCCATTTGGAAGATTTAATTCTTCTGCCATTTTAGCATCTACATTTGGTATTAACTTTACAGATAATACACTGGCTCTTAAAGGATCGTTTATCATTTTAACCTCCAATATTAAATGTAAAAATTTCTCATTGCTAGTCAGATTTCTTAACGAATAAAAATTAAGAATTCGCTGCAAATTCAACAAACTTGTCAACAAATTGACTTCAAACATGTTGAGATTTGCTCGGCTCATTCCATTTAATTTTTATTCTAAAATCTGGAATGCAATTCGCCTATTTTTACTATATGATATATTTATTATAATTTTAAATCTTGTCCACTTGCTTTTGCATCTAAAACTTTTTTAATAATATGAGCTATATGTGCTCCAGCTTCTGCTGCTGGTGTACCTTTTATATGAATATTAGATACAACTGTTCTCTTAGCTTCTGGAATACCTACATATCCTTTATACATAATATACGCACTCATACTTTCAGCTGTTGCAAGCCCTGGTCTTTCACCAATTAATACACAAGTAACTTCTGCTCCTAAAACTTCTGAAACATCATCAGCTAGTCCAACTCTTGCAAATTTCGCAAAAAATGGAGTTCCTACTGAAATTCCATAAGATTTTAGCCCATTTAAAAGGGCTGGTAAACAGTCTTCAATATTTGCTTCAATCGCAGTTGAACTTAATCCATCTGCAACAAATACTTGAACTGTTGGGTTTTGTACACATTTTTCTTTTAAGATTTTAACTGATTCTTCATCAAGTCTTCTACCTAAATCAGGTCTTGTGATATATTGATCTTTATCTTCACATCTTGATTTAACTGTAAATAGATTATTTGCCTTTAAGAAATCTTCATTTACACTACTTAAAACAGCATCTTGTGCAGCAGCATGGTCTGCTCTTAATCTTAACATTGTATGTGTTGTATATCTTGAACCCGCTCTTGATATTCCTAATCTTGCAGGAGTTTTTCTTTTATATTTTAAAAACTCTTCTTTGTTAGCAGGATTTTTTAATTCAATAATTTCTCTTAAATCCTCTTTTGTGATGTCATCTATAATTCCATCTTCTATATAGCTTTCAGAAGGTTTTTTTGTTTCTGTTACTGCTTGTCCTTCAGATTTTCCTTCAACAGCCATTTCTTTTAATACTTTTCCTATAATTTCTTTTAACTCTAATTCAGAAACCATTTCTATCCTCCTTATTTAAGAAATACTGAAGGATCTCCAGCCTTCTCTGTTAATTTTCCATCTTCTGTCATAAATCCATATTTTACTAGCCATTCTTTAAATTCTTTAATTGGATGTTTTCCAAATAATTCTCTTAAACTTTGGTTATCATGGAATCCTGTTGTTTGGTAGTTAAGCATTATATCATCACCAGCTGGTATTCCCATAAAATAGTTACATCCAGCAGCTGTTAATAATGTAGCAAGAACTTCAACATCACTTTGGTCAGCTTTCATGTGGTTTGTATAACATACATCAACACCCATTGGTAATCCATGTAATTTACCCATAAAGTGATCTTCTAAACCTGCTCTTATAACTTGTTTACTATCATATAGATATTCTGGTCCTATAAATCCAACAACTGTATTTACTAGGAATGGTTGGAATCTCTTTGCAAATCCATAACATCTAGCTTCCATAGTTACTTGGTCTGCTCCATTATGTGCATCTGATGATAATTCTGAACCTTGTCCTGTTTCAAAGTACATTACATTTGGTCCTGCTGCTGTACCTTTCTTTAACCCTAACTGTCTAGCTTCTTCTATCATAGTTCCATTTATTCCAAATGCTTCATTTCCTTTTTCAGAACCAGCTATACTTTGGAATATTAAATCTACTTTTGCTCCTCTTTTAATAGCTTCCATTTGTGTAGTAACATGGGCTAATACACAAGTTTGAGTAGGAATATCATAATCAGTTTTAACTTTATGTAATCTTTCCATAACTGCCATAACACTGTCAACACTATCATCAACTGGATTTAATCCTAAAACAGCATCTCCCATTCCATAAGTTAATCCTTCAAGAGTAGAAATCATTATTCCATCAGGGTCATCTGTTGTATGGTTTGGTTGTAATCTTACTGCAAGAGTATCATATCCACCTATTGTTGTATTACAATGTGCACGAACTTCAATCTTTTTAGCTGCCACTATCAAATCCATATTAGACATAAGTTTTGTTACTGCTGCTATCATTTCAGATGTAAGCCCTCTTCTAATCCAATTAATTTTTTCAGGAGTAGCTTCATCACTTAAAAGCCATTCTCTTAAATCAGAAACTGTCCAATCCTTTATTTCATCATAAATTTGAAGATTTAAGTCATCAATTATTATTCTTGTAACTTCATCTTCTTCATAAGGAACTGCTGGATTTTCTTTTAAATCCTTTAAGGTAATTTTTGATAAAACAACCTTAGCTGCTACTCTTTCTTTTGATGAGCTTGCTGCAATACCTGCAAGTGCATCTCCAGATTTTCTTTCATTAGCTTTTGCCATTACTTCTTTTAAAGAAGAAAAATTGTAAACATGGTCAAATAGCTTAACACTTAGTATCATACCTTCACCTCTTTTTATTTATCAACCTATCTATAATTTTTTAATACCAGAGTTTTTACAACCACTGGTAGCACACTACCCATACCCAAAGGTTTTCCAATATCAATATAGTCTCCATCATTAACTTTTATGCTATCAACACAGATTACTTGAACTTTTCCACCTGTATTTAACATCAAGCTTTGTCCTAAAACTTTTCCTATATCACTTTCAACAACTACAATAATTCTACTTACACTTTTAAAGACTTGTGAGATAGATTCAGCGATACCAACAATCTTTTTATACTTCATATTGTTTTCTCCAACTATACCTATTGCTACATCTTGTCTTCCTTCATTATTTCTAAACCAATCTAATCTTTGTTCCAATTTTTCTTTAAATTCAAATAGATTTTCTTCATCTTCCTTATTCATTTTTATAACAGGAATATTTTTTATTGGCAATATATCTTCATCTGTGTAAGTTATTGTACTTCCACTAATTTCAGTGGTATAATTTCCTGCTCCTACAACAGTAGCTCCTATAGTCTCCCCAACTTTTACATACTTTACACCTGCTGCATCAAAGACTTTTTTTATTTCTTTTCCTAAAACAATTCCAATGTCTCCGTATTTGAACTCATCTCCATTGTAATCATCATAGAT includes the following:
- a CDS encoding acetaldehyde dehydrogenase (acetylating); translated protein: MDRDLLSIQQVRDLVKSAKIAQKLYSTFTQEQIDRVVYAIVQEMKNHYVDLAKKANEETGFGKWEDKVIKNKFANEFVYNYIKDMKTVGILNETDTITEVGVPMGIVAALTPSTNPTSTAIYKTLISLKAGNAVIVSPHPNAKNCVIDTVKLMQKAAVAAGAPEGLIGVIEIPTIEGTNELMRSKDTSIILATGGEAMVRAAYSSGRPAIGVGPGNGPAYIEKSANVKEAVRKIIESKTFDNGVICASEQSVIVEPCNKEAVMDEFRRQGGFFLSKEESEKLGRFILRPNGTMNPQIVGKDAQTLAKLAGLNIPSNVKVLLSEQNTVSKSNPYSREKLTTILAFYVEENAEKACERAIELLENEGEGHTLIIHSENKDIIREFALRKPVSRMLVNVGGSLGGVGATTNLAPAFTLGCGAVGGSSTSDNITPMNLINIRRVATGVRELSDFKKDTNTSSNSNSDVTNSEVEEMIRRIIAEYRR
- the eutM gene encoding ethanolamine utilization microcompartment protein EutM, giving the protein MSTLNALGMIETKGLVAAVEAADAMVKAANVTLVGKELVGGGLVTVMVRGDVGAVKAATDAGAAAADRVGELISVHVIPRPHSEVELILPKSNN
- a CDS encoding BMC domain-containing protein, whose product is MKALGLIETKGLVGAIVAADIALKTAQVELINREHTKGGLVCIEFEGDVAAVKASVEAAVTAIKDMGIYVGSHVIPRPDDSVEKIIKRKNETSKEVVIEEKVEETKVETRDVEEESLENSELKHIEEEIEEINEILKVSKNKKTKNKK
- the eutL gene encoding ethanolamine utilization microcompartment protein EutL — translated: MINDPLRASVLSVKLIPNVDAKMAEELNLPNGYRSIGIITADSDDVTYTALDEATKMAEVVIVYAKSFYGGAANANTKLAGEVIGIMAGPNPAEVKSGLNAAVDFIENGACFYSANEDDTVPYYAHCVSRTGSYLSKTAGIEEGEALAYLIAPPLEAMYALDAALKAADVTLAAFFGPPSETNFGGGLLTGSQSACKSACDAFAEAVKFVAQNPKKI
- the eutC gene encoding ethanolamine ammonia-lyase subunit EutC: MVSELELKEIIGKVLKEMAVEGKSEGQAVTETKKPSESYIEDGIIDDITKEDLREIIELKNPANKEEFLKYKRKTPARLGISRAGSRYTTHTMLRLRADHAAAQDAVLSSVNEDFLKANNLFTVKSRCEDKDQYITRPDLGRRLDEESVKILKEKCVQNPTVQVFVADGLSSTAIEANIEDCLPALLNGLKSYGISVGTPFFAKFARVGLADDVSEVLGAEVTCVLIGERPGLATAESMSAYIMYKGYVGIPEAKRTVVSNIHIKGTPAAEAGAHIAHIIKKVLDAKASGQDLKL
- a CDS encoding ethanolamine ammonia-lyase subunit EutB codes for the protein MILSVKLFDHVYNFSSLKEVMAKANERKSGDALAGIAASSSKERVAAKVVLSKITLKDLKENPAVPYEEDEVTRIIIDDLNLQIYDEIKDWTVSDLREWLLSDEATPEKINWIRRGLTSEMIAAVTKLMSNMDLIVAAKKIEVRAHCNTTIGGYDTLAVRLQPNHTTDDPDGIMISTLEGLTYGMGDAVLGLNPVDDSVDSVMAVMERLHKVKTDYDIPTQTCVLAHVTTQMEAIKRGAKVDLIFQSIAGSEKGNEAFGINGTMIEEARQLGLKKGTAAGPNVMYFETGQGSELSSDAHNGADQVTMEARCYGFAKRFQPFLVNTVVGFIGPEYLYDSKQVIRAGLEDHFMGKLHGLPMGVDVCYTNHMKADQSDVEVLATLLTAAGCNYFMGIPAGDDIMLNYQTTGFHDNQSLRELFGKHPIKEFKEWLVKYGFMTEDGKLTEKAGDPSVFLK